In a genomic window of Candidatus Reconcilbacillus cellulovorans:
- a CDS encoding helicase-exonuclease AddAB subunit AddB — translation MGVRFVLGRAGSGKTAFCLDEIRGRLLKQPDGPPLFLVVPEQASFEAERAIVSTPGLGGSIRAQVLGFRRLAWRILQETGGVARVRIDETGKVMLIDHFIQEMGDTLYALRACAEQPGYLAELAELFSEFRRYGATADRLAFHLERCGLADGRLLETLRVYEAYERHLAEGGYADVEDDLRLAAAGLQETAWAREAEVWVDGFTRFTPPETALLVELMRRCRRVTVTLCAPEDRPADAEPDALELFAPPLRTLVRLKRLIAEAGVALEPPVVLGDPAERRFRNSPMLAELERLFEYRHTAARRASSRDGHGSAVQAGGNGRPAGDGVLLIEASDPREEAEAVAREIVRLARDEGYRYRDMAVLVRRIDDYADWLRRQFEAWDIPFFLDDKPSVASHPLAEFVRSALDVVLRNWPYEAVFRCVKTGFLTPPDAEAADEAGVAASDTEAGADRRWRVQNAFDRLENYVLESGMRGSRWTDGEPWRLDLADGADDERRREEEAVLNECRQWVATPLATFANRLRRGSTARQMAEALFSLLEDVRAVDRLERWAARDIRDGRPEAARRHEQVWDRLIGLLDQLVEIFGDRPMSAERFTRLVEAGLAQQKFALVPPSVDQVLVVDPDRGRPEGVRVCFIVGAVDGVWPGKRRGGPGLLSEGERNRLAASGLELADDDRQWLLDEPFRLYAALALPSERLVVSWPRADAEGRATAPADFVRHLRNLFPGLREMKAAGTDADGGGADAGIPEDDWVRRIAHPSQALAMTVAALRRWTEGADVAAVCWNAYNWFCAHPAWRLPLERLVRALTYDNREEPLDGELCRELFGNRLTLGVSRLERYAACPFAYFAEYVLRLRPRRLFRLEAPDVGKIFHAALQEAIGRVGRDGGDWAAVAGEEMALAADEAIRRRMPGIRYDLVARSPRYRYLAERLRRTIRRVAGILAEHGKRGAFVPLAAEFVFGRDGPVPPLVVPIGDGRVLELTGRIDRVDVAWGDGFCWLRVMDYKSGLIDWNWSEVYYGTAMQLAAYLDVLVAYADRWLGMPARPAGAFYFRVYDPLVRVKNEMTAEQLERERLKRFRMKGLVLADPDVVRMMDAALSVRPGRSDIVPVGLKADGRWYAGSSVADEDGWNRLFRHVRGLLAELGSRLARGRFDVAPYRFGRETACDVCPYRAVCQFDPEIPGNRYRDWQGLKAHELWAKLAEDGEDKT, via the coding sequence ATGGGCGTGCGGTTTGTGCTGGGAAGAGCGGGAAGCGGCAAAACGGCGTTCTGTCTCGACGAAATCCGCGGGCGGTTGCTGAAGCAGCCCGACGGCCCGCCGCTGTTTCTGGTCGTGCCCGAGCAGGCGAGCTTCGAGGCGGAGCGGGCGATCGTATCGACGCCCGGACTCGGCGGCTCAATCCGCGCGCAGGTGCTCGGTTTTCGCCGGCTCGCCTGGCGGATTCTTCAGGAGACGGGCGGCGTCGCGCGCGTCCGCATCGATGAGACGGGGAAAGTCATGTTGATCGACCATTTCATCCAGGAGATGGGCGATACCCTGTACGCTCTGCGCGCCTGCGCCGAACAGCCGGGGTATTTGGCCGAGCTGGCGGAGTTGTTTTCCGAGTTCCGGCGGTACGGCGCAACGGCGGACAGGCTTGCCTTCCACCTGGAGCGGTGCGGTTTGGCGGACGGGCGGCTGCTGGAGACGCTCCGCGTATATGAAGCGTATGAGCGCCATCTGGCAGAGGGCGGATATGCCGACGTCGAAGACGATTTGCGGCTGGCGGCCGCCGGGTTGCAAGAGACGGCCTGGGCCCGCGAGGCTGAGGTGTGGGTGGACGGTTTTACGCGTTTTACGCCGCCGGAGACGGCGCTGCTCGTCGAATTGATGCGCCGTTGCCGCCGGGTGACCGTCACGCTGTGCGCGCCGGAGGATCGCCCGGCGGACGCCGAGCCGGACGCGCTGGAATTGTTTGCGCCGCCGTTACGGACGCTCGTCCGGCTGAAGCGGTTGATCGCGGAAGCAGGTGTCGCGCTTGAGCCGCCGGTCGTGCTGGGCGATCCTGCCGAACGTCGGTTCCGGAACAGCCCGATGTTGGCTGAGCTGGAGCGGCTTTTTGAATATCGGCATACGGCGGCGCGGCGCGCGTCGAGCAGGGACGGGCACGGTTCCGCAGTGCAGGCCGGTGGAAACGGCAGGCCGGCCGGGGACGGCGTTTTGCTGATCGAGGCGTCCGATCCGCGCGAAGAAGCGGAAGCAGTTGCGCGGGAAATCGTCCGCCTCGCGCGCGACGAGGGGTACCGATACCGCGACATGGCGGTGCTGGTGCGCCGCATCGACGATTATGCCGACTGGTTGCGCCGGCAGTTCGAAGCGTGGGACATTCCGTTTTTCCTCGACGACAAGCCCTCGGTCGCTTCTCATCCGCTGGCGGAATTCGTCCGCTCGGCGCTCGACGTCGTGTTGCGGAACTGGCCGTACGAGGCGGTGTTTCGGTGCGTCAAGACCGGGTTTCTGACGCCGCCGGACGCGGAAGCGGCGGACGAAGCCGGCGTCGCGGCCAGCGACACCGAAGCCGGCGCGGATCGCCGGTGGCGCGTACAGAACGCATTCGACCGCCTCGAGAACTACGTGCTGGAAAGCGGCATGCGCGGCAGCCGCTGGACCGACGGCGAGCCGTGGCGGCTCGATCTTGCGGACGGCGCGGACGACGAAAGACGCCGTGAAGAAGAGGCGGTGCTGAACGAATGCCGGCAATGGGTCGCGACCCCGTTGGCGACGTTCGCAAACCGTTTGCGCCGCGGTTCGACCGCGCGGCAGATGGCCGAGGCGCTGTTCAGCCTGCTGGAAGACGTCCGGGCGGTCGACCGACTGGAGCGGTGGGCCGCACGGGACATCCGCGACGGGCGACCCGAGGCGGCGCGCAGGCACGAGCAGGTGTGGGACCGTCTGATCGGCCTGCTCGACCAGCTCGTCGAGATATTCGGCGATCGGCCGATGTCGGCAGAACGGTTCACACGGCTCGTCGAAGCCGGTCTTGCCCAGCAGAAATTCGCGCTTGTGCCGCCGTCGGTCGACCAGGTGCTCGTCGTCGATCCGGACCGCGGCCGGCCGGAGGGCGTGCGCGTCTGTTTCATCGTCGGCGCCGTCGACGGCGTCTGGCCGGGGAAACGGCGCGGTGGCCCGGGGCTTTTGTCGGAAGGGGAACGAAACCGGCTGGCGGCGTCCGGCCTTGAACTCGCCGACGACGACCGGCAATGGCTGCTGGACGAGCCGTTTCGCTTGTATGCGGCGCTCGCGTTACCGTCGGAGCGGCTGGTCGTGTCCTGGCCGCGAGCGGACGCGGAGGGCCGGGCGACGGCGCCGGCGGATTTCGTGCGGCATTTGCGCAATTTGTTTCCCGGGTTGCGCGAGATGAAGGCGGCCGGGACGGACGCCGACGGCGGCGGGGCGGACGCAGGGATTCCGGAAGACGACTGGGTGCGGCGCATCGCGCATCCTTCCCAGGCGTTGGCGATGACGGTCGCTGCGCTTCGGCGGTGGACGGAAGGCGCGGACGTCGCCGCCGTCTGCTGGAACGCCTACAACTGGTTTTGCGCGCATCCGGCATGGCGGCTGCCGCTCGAAAGACTGGTGCGGGCTCTGACGTACGACAACCGCGAAGAGCCGCTCGACGGCGAGCTGTGCCGGGAACTGTTCGGAAACCGCCTGACGCTCGGCGTGTCGAGGCTGGAGCGGTACGCGGCCTGTCCGTTCGCCTATTTCGCCGAATACGTGCTCCGGCTTCGGCCGCGCCGATTGTTCCGGCTGGAGGCGCCGGACGTGGGAAAAATTTTTCATGCGGCCCTGCAGGAGGCGATCGGTCGTGTCGGCCGCGACGGCGGCGATTGGGCGGCCGTCGCCGGCGAGGAGATGGCGCTGGCCGCCGATGAGGCGATCCGGCGGCGGATGCCCGGCATTCGTTACGACCTGGTCGCGCGGTCGCCGCGCTACCGCTACTTGGCCGAACGGCTGCGGCGGACGATCCGGCGGGTCGCCGGCATTTTGGCCGAACACGGCAAGCGCGGTGCGTTCGTGCCGCTGGCGGCGGAATTTGTTTTCGGGCGCGACGGTCCGGTTCCGCCGCTCGTCGTGCCGATCGGCGACGGCCGCGTTCTGGAGCTGACGGGGCGCATCGACCGCGTCGACGTCGCCTGGGGCGACGGCTTTTGCTGGCTGCGCGTCATGGATTATAAATCCGGCCTGATCGACTGGAACTGGTCCGAAGTGTATTACGGCACGGCGATGCAGCTGGCCGCCTATCTCGACGTGCTCGTCGCCTACGCCGATCGCTGGCTAGGTATGCCCGCGCGGCCGGCCGGGGCGTTTTATTTCCGCGTCTATGATCCGCTTGTCCGCGTCAAAAACGAAATGACGGCCGAACAGCTCGAACGGGAGCGGCTGAAGCGGTTCCGCATGAAAGGGCTCGTGCTGGCGGATCCGGACGTCGTCCGGATGATGGACGCCGCGCTGTCGGTACGTCCGGGCCGGTCCGACATCGTGCCGGTCGGTCTGAAAGCCGACGGCCGTTGGTATGCGGGTTCGTCCGTCGCCGACGAGGACGGCTGGAACCGGCTGTTTCGCCATGTGCGCGGTTTGCTCGCCGAACTCGGTTCGCGATTGGCGCGCGGGCGTTTCGACGTCGCGCCGTACCGGTTCGGACGCGAGACGGCGTGCGACGTCTGTCCGTATCGCGCGGTCTGCCAGTTCGATCCGGAAATTCCGGGCAACCGTTATCGCGACTGGCAAGGCCTGAAGGCGCACGAGCTATGGGCGAAACTGGCGGAAGACGGGGAGGATAAGACATGA
- a CDS encoding rRNA large subunit methyltransferase I — protein MRRRRATFLTDITADVVLRRDRKKRLEQGHPWVFRTEIDRIEGDPAPGALVRIRSHTGHVLGVGYYNPRSQITVRVLSYGELERADAAFFAERFRRCLDYRRRFLPEVRSCRLVYGEADFLPGLIVDRFGDVLVVQLLSLGMDVRRDEIVAALVDVFCPRGIYERSDAPVRELEGLPLRKGPLWGDCPRFVEIEENGLRLLVDIAEGQKTGYFFDQRENRTLLRPIVAGADVLDCFAYTGAFTLSACKYGARRVVCLDVSEQAIELARENVRLNGFTDRVEFVVANAFDFLRARVREFRAAQAGVPSSGGRRPQELQWDVVVLDPPAFAKSRESVDSALRGYKDIHLNALKLVRDGGYLVTSSCSFHVRPDMFLDMALSAAVDARKLLRTVEFRGAGKDHPRILGVEEGDYLKFAIFEVRGR, from the coding sequence ATGCGGCGACGGAGGGCGACTTTTTTGACGGACATAACGGCGGACGTCGTATTGCGCCGCGATCGGAAAAAACGGCTCGAACAGGGTCATCCTTGGGTGTTCCGGACGGAAATCGACCGCATTGAAGGCGATCCGGCGCCGGGAGCGCTCGTGCGCATTCGGTCGCATACGGGGCACGTGCTCGGCGTCGGTTACTACAACCCGCGTTCGCAGATTACGGTGCGCGTGTTGTCGTACGGAGAGCTCGAACGGGCGGATGCGGCGTTTTTCGCGGAACGTTTCCGCAGGTGTCTGGATTATCGCCGGCGGTTTTTGCCGGAAGTCCGGTCGTGTCGGCTCGTTTACGGCGAGGCGGATTTTTTGCCCGGCCTGATCGTCGACCGGTTTGGCGATGTCCTGGTTGTACAGCTGCTTTCGCTCGGCATGGACGTTCGCAGGGATGAGATCGTCGCGGCGCTCGTCGATGTATTCTGCCCGCGCGGCATTTACGAGCGCAGCGACGCGCCAGTTCGGGAGCTTGAAGGGTTGCCGCTGCGGAAAGGTCCCCTGTGGGGCGACTGTCCGCGTTTCGTTGAAATTGAGGAAAACGGGCTTCGCCTCCTCGTCGACATTGCGGAGGGACAAAAAACCGGCTACTTTTTCGACCAGAGGGAAAACCGAACGCTGCTTCGGCCGATCGTCGCCGGCGCGGATGTGCTCGACTGTTTCGCCTACACGGGGGCATTTACGCTGAGCGCCTGCAAGTACGGCGCGCGGCGAGTCGTCTGTCTCGACGTTTCCGAACAGGCGATCGAGCTGGCGCGCGAAAACGTCCGACTGAACGGTTTTACCGACCGCGTCGAATTCGTCGTCGCTAACGCGTTCGATTTTCTGCGGGCGCGCGTTCGCGAATTTCGTGCGGCTCAGGCGGGCGTCCCGTCGTCGGGAGGCCGTAGGCCGCAGGAGCTGCAATGGGATGTTGTCGTACTTGACCCTCCGGCGTTCGCCAAGTCGCGCGAATCGGTAGATAGCGCGCTTCGCGGGTACAAGGACATTCACTTGAACGCACTGAAGCTTGTCCGCGACGGCGGTTATCTCGTGACGTCGAGCTGTTCGTTTCACGTGCGGCCGGACATGTTTCTCGACATGGCGCTGTCGGCGGCCGTCGACGCGCGTAAGTTGTTGCGCACCGTCGAATTCCGCGGGGCGGGCAAGGATCATCCGCGCATTTTGGGTGTGGAGGAAGGCGATTACCTGAAGTTCGCGATTTTTGAAGTGCGCGGGCGATAA
- a CDS encoding sodium:phosphate symporter has product MGAAVFVPLAAGMTLFLAGLRVMEFALHRWAGGWLSRALETFTKTPLRGLVSGTVLTAAVQSSTAVTVMTVGLVNAGVLRFPQTLGVILGANVGTCLTTELIGISPDRFAAPLLVAGAALWAASIAAAQTRLGRAAYRRVRSAGFAALALVGFAAILYGMNLMTSIVPALESGALFQSFVELASQSALLGVVAGAALTAVVQSSAAVIGLAMGLAEGGAIDVPLGIAVTLGANIGTCSTALLAAFGGSRASRFVAWTHVWLNVAGTILFYPFIGQLAQWTALLADDPAVRIAHAQTIFNVVCSLVALPVCYLPAVRKMRPDDRP; this is encoded by the coding sequence ATGGGTGCCGCCGTGTTCGTGCCGCTGGCGGCGGGAATGACGCTGTTTCTGGCCGGCCTGAGGGTCATGGAGTTCGCCCTGCACCGTTGGGCGGGAGGATGGCTGTCCCGCGCGCTCGAAACGTTTACGAAAACGCCGCTACGCGGGCTTGTCAGCGGGACGGTCCTCACCGCCGCCGTTCAGTCGTCGACGGCGGTCACCGTCATGACCGTCGGGCTCGTCAATGCGGGCGTCCTGCGTTTTCCGCAAACGCTCGGCGTCATTCTCGGCGCCAATGTCGGCACATGTCTGACCACCGAACTGATCGGCATAAGCCCCGACCGCTTCGCCGCACCGCTGTTGGTTGCCGGCGCCGCACTCTGGGCGGCGTCGATAGCGGCGGCGCAGACGCGCCTCGGCCGCGCGGCGTACCGGCGCGTGCGGTCGGCCGGATTCGCTGCGTTGGCTCTCGTCGGGTTCGCGGCGATTTTGTACGGCATGAACCTGATGACGTCGATCGTGCCGGCGCTCGAATCCGGCGCGCTGTTTCAATCGTTCGTCGAGCTGGCCTCGCAAAGTGCGCTGCTCGGCGTCGTCGCCGGAGCGGCGCTCACCGCCGTCGTGCAATCCAGCGCGGCCGTCATCGGGCTGGCGATGGGGCTGGCCGAAGGCGGCGCGATTGATGTGCCGCTCGGCATCGCCGTGACGCTCGGCGCCAACATCGGCACGTGTTCGACCGCGCTGCTCGCCGCGTTCGGCGGATCGCGCGCCAGCCGGTTCGTCGCCTGGACGCACGTCTGGTTGAACGTCGCGGGCACTATATTGTTTTATCCGTTCATCGGACAGCTGGCGCAATGGACCGCGCTGCTGGCCGACGACCCCGCCGTGCGGATCGCCCACGCCCAGACGATTTTCAACGTCGTCTGCTCGCTCGTCGCGCTGCCCGTCTGCTATTTGCCCGCCGTACGCAAGATGCGGCCGGACGATCGGCCGTAA
- a CDS encoding deoxyribose-phosphate aldolase, which translates to MRLLLIRDRFGRMTLPKGRQEPGETLEQTALREIEEETGISGRIAGFLETVRYGYVRADGMPVDKEAHYFLVEAVAGSLRAREGEIAGAAWHPPDEAWRLQREQGYPNNDAVLRKALEVLGADSAAGDCAPDARRLASMIDHTLLRPEATADDIRRLCDEAKEYGFCAVCVQPRWVALCRELLEGSGVKVATVCGFPHGASLSEVKVFEASCAADDGADEIDMVISLGSLRQGRDDEVEADIRRVVEATAGRAIVKAILETALLTDEEKRRACRAAEQAGAAFVKTSTGFGPGGATARDVRLLRASVSPHVGVKASGGIRTAEAALAMIEAGATRIGTSSGVAIVRQLLERSG; encoded by the coding sequence ATGCGCCTGCTTCTGATTCGCGACCGGTTCGGGCGGATGACGCTGCCGAAGGGCCGGCAGGAACCGGGAGAGACGCTGGAGCAAACGGCGCTGCGGGAGATCGAGGAAGAGACGGGCATTTCAGGCCGTATCGCCGGATTTCTGGAGACGGTCCGCTACGGGTATGTGCGGGCGGACGGGATGCCGGTCGACAAGGAGGCGCATTATTTTCTCGTCGAGGCGGTCGCGGGTTCGCTTCGCGCCCGGGAGGGGGAAATCGCAGGCGCGGCGTGGCATCCGCCCGATGAGGCGTGGCGCCTGCAGCGGGAACAGGGGTATCCGAACAACGACGCGGTTCTGCGCAAGGCGCTGGAGGTGCTCGGAGCGGATTCCGCGGCCGGCGACTGCGCGCCCGACGCCCGCCGTTTGGCAAGCATGATCGACCATACGCTGCTTCGGCCCGAGGCGACGGCCGACGACATCCGCCGGCTGTGCGACGAGGCGAAGGAGTACGGTTTCTGCGCGGTGTGTGTGCAGCCGCGGTGGGTGGCGCTCTGCCGCGAACTGCTGGAAGGCTCCGGCGTGAAGGTGGCGACAGTGTGCGGTTTTCCGCACGGCGCCTCGCTGAGCGAGGTCAAAGTGTTCGAGGCTTCGTGCGCGGCCGACGACGGCGCGGACGAAATCGACATGGTCATCAGCCTCGGTTCGCTCCGCCAGGGGCGCGACGACGAGGTCGAGGCGGACATCCGCCGCGTCGTCGAGGCGACGGCCGGACGCGCGATCGTCAAGGCGATTCTGGAAACAGCGCTTTTGACCGACGAAGAAAAGCGCCGCGCCTGTCGGGCGGCGGAACAGGCGGGGGCGGCATTCGTCAAAACGTCGACCGGCTTCGGCCCCGGCGGCGCGACGGCGCGCGACGTGCGGTTGCTGCGCGCCAGCGTATCGCCGCATGTCGGCGTCAAGGCGTCGGGCGGCATCCGGACGGCGGAAGCGGCGCTGGCCATGATTGAGGCGGGAGCGACGCGCATCGGCACGAGTTCCGGCGTCGCGATCGTCCGACAGTTGCTCGAACGATCCGGCTGA